Genomic segment of Heliangelus exortis chromosome 7, bHelExo1.hap1, whole genome shotgun sequence:
tcagccaATGTTACATAAGTGTTGCTGAGATGCTTTCAAAGTTGTGATTTCACAGGaagtatttatttcagtttagaGTTGTAGCTCTGCTCAGAAGGCAGTGACAATTGAGCCTTGTAGCTCATCACCTCAGACAGCTTTTTGTCCTTTGAATAACTTGTGTGGGAAAATCAGGGAATACACACACGACCTGTCAGAAGTACCACGTGACTGTTATGTTGATCTTCAAGGAGAGCTGTAGAATACTTACacacttttatttcttcttttcattgaCAGTGGCAAAATTTGCTCAGGAACAAGTTGCGCCGTTGGTGCAAAAAATGGATGAGAATTCAAAAATGGAAGACTCTATAATACAGGGACTGTTTGAACAAGGGGTCTGCACACTTACTTTATCATTTATTCAGAAAGTAACATCATTCCTGTTGTTTCCTAGCTCTGCACTCTTCAGATTTTATCATTCTTGTTGTTTCCTAGCTCTGCAAGATTGAGTGACAAAATTCAAATGAACTAATGAATCACTAAAACATTTCTCTACACCAGGACAACTTTCTCTTTATTACACTGTCACTCTCCATCTTTCCTGTTATACTCTTTCTATCTCTCCCACTCCACAATCTTTATCTTTCAGTTCCTtatctcccccctcccccttttttaattttgttttaattgtatAAACATAATTGCACAGAACTGATGTGACTGATAAGAGCATCAAGAGTTCTCTGTGTCCTTACTGAGCAGCCAGGAGGACTTGAGTTGCAAGTATTCTGGTATTCATTCCTGGGTTCAATTTTAGCCTTTCCTGCTGTCAAACCTAAAGCTCATCTTGTGTTTAGAAAGTCATTTTATACAGTGACACTTCTATGCAAATTGAATTTCTCCTGGAAAATGTAACCAGATTTTGGGAGATTGGCCTGTGTGCTACATGTGTTAGTTATTTCTTGCATGAACTGATTATCAGCTTCTGTGAATAGGTTTGTTATGGGTATTGAAGGAAAACAGGTTTCTGGGGAAGAATCTGTAgctatttatttccattcagtggtttttattttaatctcttaAGTATGAGCTTGGGTTAATAAGTTGTTGACAGGAGCTGACAGGTTGATCTGTTTGCATCTTTTACGTTTCAGCTGATGAGTATTGATCTTGGAGAAGAATATGGAGGGACTGGagcttcatttctttctgtCATATTGGTGGTAGAAGAATTGGCCAAAGTTGATCCATCTGTAGCTCTTCTATGTGAACTCCAAAATACACTAACAAATAAGTTGTTTTCCACATATGgaacagaagaacaaaagagaACTTACTTGCCCAGAGTGGCTAAAGATACTGTGAGTCAAAATCACTTTGCTAAactataataatttttaatagttACCTAATGTTATTGGGGGTTTCTTCGGTGGCTAAATGTGTGACTGCAGTGTTGGAAAATACAGTTTCTGTAGTTTCAAAGAACTTTGAAATGCTGGTTGGAGCTGAGGTCTGTGGTGATATAGATGTGTCCCCTCATCAGTAGCTGGGAGATAGAAGTGGAAAGGTGCCTACTggtttcattaaaatataatttacagtgaaaaagaaCTTCAAAGCAGTTGACTTTAAGAGACAGGTAATGACAAAGTGTTTCTATTCTTAATCTCCTTACCTGAAACTTTGTTACTTTGATGCAGTAGGTTAAAGTGTTTGAATTTAAGAGACTTGTGCTTGTTTATAGCTGCTCTCATTGCAGAATTTGTCATATgtttagtaaaaaataaaactccctTTTCCCTTCAATTGACAGGTTGGCAGCTTCTGTCTTACAGAAGCTGGATCTGGCagtgatgctttttctttgaagactcgggctgaaaagaaaggagactACTATGTTATCAATGGCTCAAAGATGTGGATTAGCTTAGCAGAACATGCAGGAGTTTTCTTTGTGATGGCAAATGCAGATCCATCCTTAGTAAGTGGCTAAAGatgagcagcatttcagtgacagCTGATGATGTATGTATCTTATACTAATGTATTCTGATACATGGAAGGTTACTATTTTTTGCACCTTTTCCTGGCTGACAGCAAACCTTTACATTGTTTTCCAACAAAAATTTTTGCAACTTGCTGAGCAATTTAATAAATTCCTCCCaccagggaaaataaaaatgtcagaatCATAATTGCTTCCATGAAGAGCACAGCATGCATTGGTATTTTTCTGAGTAATGGGAGAAGAGAGAGCCCAGCCTTCCTGATTTAACTAACATGTTGCTGTTGTTAAAAGGCAAAATAGAGCTTAGGCTACATGCACTGGAAATCTAACAAAGATACTGTATTAGAAGTATGTTCaggtaaaaaaatacatagctGAATATGCATATTCCTAGTTTGGTCACGAGCTTGGGTACAGGTAGTAGATTCAGAAAAGTCAGTGAGAGGCTTTAAAATGGACTATACAAATACAGTAGAGTGATAATTGAATAAAAAACTAAATTGtttaaagcttttatttctttcagtgtgtctttttaaaaaattaactcaaaagatatttatttttaaaattaaaattccagGGTTTGGTGAAGTAAgagaggatttttctttcatttttattgccaCTTTCTGAACTTCTGTTCATTTCTTCACAAGCTGAGAGGTGATTTGAGTATTAGCTCTAATGAAGACATTTGATAAATCAGTTTCTGTATTTGTTAACTGCATTTCTATGTAATCTGGAGTTGCTTGTGCATTTATGCCTTAATAAGTATAATACTTTGCCTTCTTAAAGATacacatttgcttttaaatagtCAAGAATAAGATTAAATTCAGTGCTGGTATTAGTGTAAAAACAtatcttggttgttttttaattcatccCAGGGGTACAGGGGAATTACATGCTTCATAGTAGATCGTGACACAGAGGGACTGCAagtggggaagaaggaggacAAGCTTGGAATCAGAGCATCTTCTACCTGCCCAGtaacatttgaaaatgttaagGTATTGCAAGTGCTTTACTTATTGGAGCAGAATTTGTGTGTGATTGGAACTTGACCACATGCAAGGAGAGAATGTTAACCAAATTCCCAATATTTTAATTCCTTAGACATGTTGATCATTTGGCATatttggactttttttcccccctataCTTTCACAAAAGTCTTCAGGGTGGTTGGCTTTCTTAAATGTTGATACAGTTCTTCTCAGCTGTCACTTTATGACCACAGAATGTTCTGATCAGATATTCCAGATGCCAAATGCCTGGGTTATGTTTTATTCCTTCACTTATGAGAAACATTAAGCAAAACTTATACACTGATTCATCTCTGAACCACACCAGAAAAGCTGTAAAGCAGAATAGAAGAATAATTGAGTGGTTTTATCCTTTAGGTTCCTGAAACCAGCATCCTGGGACAGGTTGGACAAGGCTATAAGTATGCAATTGGGATGCTAAATACTGGCAGAATAGGTATTGCTGCACAGGTGGGTAATTTCTTTTAACACTGAATACAGCCAGTCTGTAATTTTGAACTTGCATTGAAATTCCCAAAATGTTTAAAGCCACTAAGAATGAACTGTTTAGAAAATACTTTATTAAAAACGAAATTGCCACTAGATGTCACCCTTCCTGTATCTAAGCTGCAGTAACACCCTGAAACGAGTGTGAATGGTGAAATTCTCCTTCAGTGACATTAAGCAATAGATTTAGAAAACATTAAATGGCAATTAGTTTGTCTTTGGTGGTTAACTTATTGCTGCTGAAATGTAGTAACATTTTTCTCTGCCATTATGCAAATTTGAAAACTAGCTTTGGAAAATATAACACATTGACATGTATAATTTTAATGCTTCCAACTGTGATTGTAAGGGACTGACAAATGTGACctaatgaaaaattatattttcccaATGACTTATTTTTAGAAGtcaacttatttttaaaataagtgtgatttttttttatataggaaAAGTATCCTTGTTATTATTGTGTTTGAAAATTGCACCTTATGGCATCTTAGAGGAAAATGCTTGCTGACCTTAGAGTTACctcaaaatactgtattttgttGTGGACTCAGATTGCTGCTGATTTTTGTGGAAATCAGCTCAGCCCTATCATAAAATTACTCAAGacaagtttttatatttttatacttttgaAAGTAATGTTTTCTACATTTCTACTTTGTTGTGGATGTAGTTGTTCTGTGTAGGGTGTGATATGCCTGTACTGCCAAACTGCCTTTTCTCCTAGTTTGGAAGCACACCAGATGTAACAGCCCTCATGAAATTTAGCTTTTCCATGTGGCAATACCCTCTGCTGCTAAATGCCTTGGGGTTTCCAGCATTTCTTAAGAGTATCTGTGATTAAACTTTGACAGATATGGCATTTAAAGACTAGGGCTTTGGTCCCCATTGTTCCCAGAGATACAAATAATGTACAGACTATGGCAGTAAAATACACTGTCTGGATTTTGCTCATAATTATGCCAAGTTACACTTCTAACCTAATTAAAATTTCCtatcctgtttttttcctaggaaagaAACTAGGTAGAAAGAATGCATTCAGATGAACTGTAGTTAGAGAATGAAACCAACTGATCTTATTTACTAATAGGTAAATACTCCAAGATATATGTAAGGCAGGGTCCTTCCTTTGCTCTCTTGTTTGGAATGGAATTCACTTTTCAAAATTTGGTAGTTCTAAATcccaaaaaaaatccagtttctcTTCCAGATTTCATAATGTTTCTGTAGGCTTACAAATCAGACATTAGGGTAGATGTGAGTTACTTCTTTATCAGTGCTCATGTGTCATTTTCCCAGATGTTATTTTCCAAGATAAGTGTGTGAAAAGACAATGAGTCTTCCAGAAATGTTCtgttgagttgttttttttctggaaaatgctGGAACAAATACTATCCCTGATTCCACTGCACCAATTCCtgacttctgaaataaattactaATTCTCACAGTCTGGTGTCTTctataaaatgagaaattattctGATTATGAAAATAGCTTTGAATAAtcattcaaattatttttcctttaatagtGTAATGTAGATCTATAGATTTTTAGTTTACAGTGATTTTCTCATGTAATTAAGaatttttccagaaatgctcAATATTTTTGCAGCTGCATTTGATCCATAACTTTTGTCCAGAAATAAATTTATGATATtgttttgagaaatattttgcttttagtaGGGAAGTTTATTTCAGGAATGGATTAGCATGAAATGGACTTACTaagtttgggttgggtttggtttttttggccTAACTCCACTGTGTCTTACTTCTTACAGATGTTAGGACTGGCACAGGGATGTTTTGACTACACAGTTCCCTACACAAAGGAGAGAGTCCAGTTTGGGAAAAGTATATTTGATTTCCAGGTATTTCTTAATGAACACATGGGAAGTTTACTCTAAGCCAGTGGTAGCTACCAGAGTAAATGAAATCAGTAAAATGAGTAATCTGATGTGCTCTTAATTTGTGCTCCACCTTGTGTCATGTCTCCTCAATATTTGAGaagaatttttcaaaagaatttcAGATCAGTGTTCTTCTGccacataaaatatataaattctgTGCTGTGTGCCTTTATGCAAGTGCtgcataaattatttaaaacttccAAACATTATTAACATAACTCCTTTTCCTTGACAGTGTATTGACTGCCTTTGAGAATAATACACATGGAGCTCCTTTCTCCTCTGATTTTAATATCACAGTATGTTGACTGTGTTCCAGTTTTTATACCCTTTCATCAGGTGTGGGGGAAGGCCTTTTTCTGGAGGCAttagaaattataaaaagaTGAGGGAAGCTGATTGAATTATTAGATTTCCTGTGTTACACAAAGACATTTAGTTTTCATGATAATATCAGTATCTCGAAACGAAAAAGAGTCTTTGTTGCAGAAATGATGTATAGTTTAATAAGGAAGATATATAATTGTAATTACTGTAGTAATTTTCTTGTTAAAAGAAACCTACATCTCGGATGAAGGGAAGGAACATTAGTACTGCTCATAATTTATACACGTTTTAGGAAGCAGCCACAGATCTCTAGGAAATTATTGGAACTGCGTCTTTTGAATGGGAAATGGAATTTATAATTGCTGAatcattttgttattttgacctgcatatatatttttgctAATTTTAGGGAGCAGAGTCAATGTTCTAATAAGatgaaagttttctttctgctttacaaGCATGTTAGACAACGAAATGCTCGTTTTCAATCATTGTAATGTTTAGGCCTCcttaaataaaactgttcttAATACCTGCAATTTATAGGTGAGCTGTgccacctccttccctcctcttggATCCCCTCATCAGTCACTTTCTGTAGACTTTCATGCTCCTCTTTTTTCATGGCTATGGGACATGGGAAGAAGTAGTTATCATTTTGCCAGTTCTCCACTTTATTTAAGgggtgctttttaaaaactcaacTTGTTAATGTATGGGTGTCCTCAAGAGCtgcaaaataaacacagctTTGACCTACCCGTgtctctgcagtgctgaggagaACATTAAGATTTGCTGGAGGTTTTCCTTGATATTCATGGATGCAGATGTTCACGTTGAACCCTCCTATCCAGAGAGCCAGGCAGGAAGTTCCTCAGTACTCCTGAAtccaagaaaagggaaagagaaaatgggCTTGGAGCTCCTAAAAGTTCTTCAGTGGCCCAAAGTTTTCCTTTGGTTTCACTGACACAGAGATGTGCAGAATTATTAGTCCATGCAcattgtgtatttttattttagagggATGTTCCTTGGTGAAAAGAATGGTTCTTGGTAGAAATTCCAGTTGAATCCTAGGTGTCTGTGCCTGACTCTTGGGGTGCTGTTTGCAGGGGATGCAGCACCAGATAGCTCAGGTGGCCACACAGCTGGAGGCAGCGAGGTTGCTGACCTACAACGCAGCTCGGCTTGCTGAGATGGGAAGGCCACACATCAAAGAAGCCAGCATGGCCAAGTACTATGCTGCTGAGGTAACCTGCAGTTTCTTTATCCAGtggatttattttattgctgttcaaacatttcttctgttACTGAATATGTAACTTTTAATGCATGTTTTGCTGTGAGATCTGTGAGACCTTTGTCTTGTTTCTCATTCTCCGTCTGTATGGAATGTCAAGTGTAAGAATGAACTGCTCACACCcctaaataaaattttgaaaaacaagcaacaacATTAAAAGAAAGAGACATTCATCTAGAGAGATTTAAATTTCTCAGAGCTCTCTTTGTGTGGCTGAAGAATTGACATGGGGAGACTTCATTCATTTCTGACCATTTCAATTCTGCTGCTCACAACTGAGAGTCAGAATATGATTCCAAACTGGATTCCCTCTGCCCTTTAGTAATTGCTTTTTCATAGTGTAGCATATAAACTATTGCAACAATGATTAGTGAAGTCCTGATTTCCTCTGATTTAGGAAAACGTCATTTTAGTGCTAAAATAACTTGGTAAGGTAAGGCAGGGTGGATGCAAAATTTCCAGTCCTTCCTCTTCCCACTGTTTCTTGTAACTACTTTAattgctgttttggttttactttaAATAGCTACAAAGAATAAAGCTTACTAACATCTGCCTGTAGTTTAATCCTGACATTGTAACTGTGAAACTGTTTTCACAGGTTGCCACACTGACAACAAGTAAATGTATTGAATGGATGGGTGGTGTTGGGTTCACAAAAAATTATCCAATAGAAAAGTTTTATCGTGACTGCAAGATAGGTGAGTGATAATTTATGAAGTACTTCTTGTTGCATTAGTAGTATTAGGTTTATGGATGAATGACTGGCtattattttaagatattttttccctgagacTAACAGCACTTTTTTTAAAGGCTCTAATATGAGAAGGTAAAAATTTAAGTATGAATATCTATATATGTAATGTGTTTAATTAGATACCTACaaaatacagacacacacattgTGTTCTCTTCTGTTAAGAAAATTCCAGttcaaaaaaagattaaaaatattttcccttcagGAAGTATTCAGATCTGAATCCATGTGGAGTTTTATTATCAAGACTTCCTTGTTTACCAGTATAATCCTCAGACCTAACAGTTTGACATTTCTAACAATATTATCCTTTGACTTTTCTTGCTgatactaatttttaatttttgtttactATTTAGgaatttcttttcaggaaaacacCTTTAAGTTGTACCAGCAGAAGAGTATTTTAGTTGTTGCAgacaacaaaatataaaaaattacgTATCTGATAATTCTGTCTCTAGAACTTGCTCAGTAAAGGTTCACTTCATAATTGTCAGTGCTCTAACTAAACTGTTAAAACAGTATCGTGGTCTCTCTTCATATAACTACTTTGGTTTTATTGT
This window contains:
- the ACADSB gene encoding short/branched chain specific acyl-CoA dehydrogenase, mitochondrial isoform X1, which produces MAAAAVVGLRSCAKLRRNWPVHLAPWRASQHVFRSFKSELQPNPASDGIVYAPLQTFTEEETMLKNMVAKFAQEQVAPLVQKMDENSKMEDSIIQGLFEQGLMSIDLGEEYGGTGASFLSVILVVEELAKVDPSVALLCELQNTLTNKLFSTYGTEEQKRTYLPRVAKDTVGSFCLTEAGSGSDAFSLKTRAEKKGDYYVINGSKMWISLAEHAGVFFVMANADPSLGYRGITCFIVDRDTEGLQVGKKEDKLGIRASSTCPVTFENVKVPETSILGQVGQGYKYAIGMLNTGRIGIAAQMLGLAQGCFDYTVPYTKERVQFGKSIFDFQGMQHQIAQVATQLEAARLLTYNAARLAEMGRPHIKEASMAKYYAAEVATLTTSKCIEWMGGVGFTKNYPIEKFYRDCKIGTIYEGTSNIQLSTIAKSLAQEY
- the ACADSB gene encoding short/branched chain specific acyl-CoA dehydrogenase, mitochondrial isoform X2 produces the protein MSIDLGEEYGGTGASFLSVILVVEELAKVDPSVALLCELQNTLTNKLFSTYGTEEQKRTYLPRVAKDTVGSFCLTEAGSGSDAFSLKTRAEKKGDYYVINGSKMWISLAEHAGVFFVMANADPSLGYRGITCFIVDRDTEGLQVGKKEDKLGIRASSTCPVTFENVKVPETSILGQVGQGYKYAIGMLNTGRIGIAAQMLGLAQGCFDYTVPYTKERVQFGKSIFDFQGMQHQIAQVATQLEAARLLTYNAARLAEMGRPHIKEASMAKYYAAEVATLTTSKCIEWMGGVGFTKNYPIEKFYRDCKIGTIYEGTSNIQLSTIAKSLAQEY